In the genome of Montipora foliosa isolate CH-2021 chromosome 3, ASM3666993v2, whole genome shotgun sequence, one region contains:
- the LOC137995353 gene encoding uncharacterized protein, whose amino-acid sequence MAAFLAKSLYVDDLLSGAGDDEKALEIYHKSKGIMAGGGFSLRKWNSNSPNVMSEISKSEGPQEDSITKRKSQSDVTIEDDQSYTKTTTGLDSPSTKDDFVVKVLGLNWNTLSDELFFDFSSLHAYAKSLPLSKRSVLKVTTKIFDPMGFLTPFTIGLKILFQELCIDKINWDETLQGKLLEKWTSLLDEIRCFETVRIPRCYFTATPVEIQMHAFSDTSEHAYAAVFFLRSRYDDGRIDVRLAASKSKVSTMTKKSIPRLELLGALSLLARLVDKFKAVKSFKGQVNDKNTEKERVRLNAADLKEAEHLWIRSVQGSAFSKEIVFLLSKDHSSAPPAYVTQFGFFLDDGIIKCKGRLKNAPLPVNTRNPILLPAKHEFTCLLIKQSHESVKHSGITDTLTTLRERYWILRGREAVKKFIRICVICRKHEGTPYGPLPPPDLPSNRVSEDPPFSHIGLDFAGPLYVEVKNSEYEIKESQRVYVCLFTCASTRAVHVELTRTLSVESFLLAFRRFTSRRGLPATITSDNAKTFRSSSQDIRKIARAEEVWRYLANKQISWSFIIEKAPWWGGFWERLVRSIKKPLKKILGRSTLSFDELSTVLVEIEGIINSRPLTYVYDDKEAISFPLTPSDLIYGRRITSTPNATHYEVVSTNQSLTKKSRHHRHVLQQLTNQWRREYLIELKERSQVGSKGCNKRRISIGDLVLLKNDSTSRAFWKLAKVEELIPGRAGNVRAAVVKVANNSGRPSHLRRVVQHLLPIEIKVHSEATATNETQPMNQVTRPRRVAAVNGETLRRELNIV is encoded by the exons ATGGCAGCGTTTCTCGCAAAATCACTGTACGTTGATGATTTACTCTCTGGAGCAGGAGACGATGAGAAGGCCTTGGAAATTTATCACAAATCGAAGGGAATTATGGCGGGCGGAGGATTCAGTCTCAGAAAATGGAACTCTAACTCACCCAATGTGATGTCTGAGATTTCAAAGTCTGAAGGGCCACAAGAAGATTCAATTACGAAACGCAAATCACAATCGGATGTCACAATTGAAGATGATCAGTCTTACACTAAGACAACTACTGGATTAGATAGTCCTTCAACTAAGGATGATTTTGTTGTAAAGGTGTTAGGACTAAATTGGAACACTCTCAGCGACGAACTTTTCTTCGATTTTTCCAGTTTACACGCCTATGCTAAGTCACTTCCGCTCAGCAAGAGGTCCGTTTTGAAGGTCACAACGAAGATCTTTGATCCAATGGGATTCTTAACGCCGTTTACGATAGGTCTGAAGATTCTGTTTCAAGAACTTTGCATTGACAAGATCAACTGGGACGAAACACTTCAAGGAAAGCTTCTTGAAAAATGGACTTCTTTATTAGACGAAATCAGATGTTTCGAAACCGTGCGTATACCGCGATGCTATTTCACTGCGACACCTGTTGAGATTCAAATGCACGCCTTCAGCGACACCTCCGAACACGCCTACGCCGCAGTTTTTTTCTTGCGCTCTCGCTACGATGATGGTCGTATTGACGTGAGATTAGCGGCCTCCAAATCGAAAGTGTCAACCATGACAAAGAAATCCATTCCCCGTTTGGAACTTTTAGGCGCTTTATCTCTTCTCGCACGGCTAGTCGACAAGTTCAAG GCTGTCAAGTCTTTCAAAGGTCAAGTTAACGATAAGAATACCGAGAAGGAACGAGTCAGATTAAACGCAGCAGATTTGAAGGAAGCCGAACACCTGTGGATCAGATCAGTTCAAGGGTCAGCCTTCTCCAAAGAAATCGTATTTCTCCTGAGTAAGGATCACAGCTCTGCCCCTCCAGCGTACGTTACACAGTTTGGATTTTTCTTAGACGATGGCATTATCAAGTGTAAAGGGAGACTGAAAAACGCACCGTTACCTGTGAACACGAGGAACCCCATTCTACTACCAGCGAAGCACGAATTCACCTGTTTATTGATCAAGCAGTCACACGAGTCGGTTAAACACAGTGGTATAACAGACACGTTAACGACACTACGAGAACGCTATTGGATACTGCGTGGACGTGAGGCAGTGAAGAAATTCATCCGAATTTGTGTTATTTGTCGCAAACACGAAGGAACGCCGTACGGCCCTTTACCTCCTCCCGACCTGCCAAGTAACCGAGTTTCCGAGGATCCGCCATTTTCACATATTGGCCTCGACTTTGCCGGACCGTTGTACGTTGAAGTTAAGAATTCAGAATACGAAATCAAGGAATCACAGAGGGTCTATGTCTGCCTCTTCACGTGCGCATCCACCCGAGCTGTACATGTGGAACTTACGCGAACCCTTAGTGTTGAATCGTTCCTACTTGCCTTCCGAAGATTCACTAGTCGAAGAGGACTGCCGGCTACCATAACTTCCGACAACGCCAAGACTTTCAGATCTTCATCTCAAGACATACGAAAAATAGCCCGAGCGGAGGAAGTTTGGCGATACCTTGCGAACAAGCAAATTTCATGGAGTTTTATTATCGAAAAGGCCCCGTGGTGGGGAGGATTCTGGGAACGACTTGTGAGAAGCATCAAGAAACCTTTGAAGAAGATCCTAGGGAGATCTACTCTCAGTTTTGACGAACTATCTACTGTTTTAGTGGAGATCGAAGGCATTATCAATTCTAGACCCCTTACGTACGTGTACGATGACAAAGAAGCAATATCTTTCCCTTTAACACCTTCTGATTTGATCTATGGAAGACGAATTACATCAACTCCGAACGCTACTCACTATGAAGTGGTTAGTACAAATCAGTCGCTCACGAAGAAGTCCCGTCATCATAGACATGTTCTTCAACAACTGACCAATCAGTGGCGTCGAGAATACCTAATCGAGTTGAAAGAACGATCTCAAGTCGGATCTAAAGGGTGCAACAAACGACGTATTTCCATTGGAGACCTTGTCTTGTTAAAAAACGATTCTACAAGTAGAGCTTTCTGGAAACTAGCAAAGGTCGAAGAGCTCATTCCTGGAAGGGCTGGTAATGTCCGAGCGGCTGTGGTGAAAGTTGCTAACAATTCAGGTCGTCCGTCTCATCTAAGAAGAGTCGTACAGCATTTGTTGCCTATCGAAATCAAGGTACATTCGGAAGCTACAGCAACTAACGAAACGCAACCAATGAATCAGGTTACGAGGCCAAGACGCGTAGCAGCAGTTAATGGAGAAACTTTACGAAGAGAACTGAACATTGTGTAA
- the LOC137995352 gene encoding uncharacterized protein, giving the protein MQETTNPLAGLIQALPGGLPPSFPTSQVKAKPLELVLPKFRGDVTTWMGFWDSYKSAVHDNVSLSKIDKFNYLRSLLEGAASRAIQGLALSSDNYDSAVEILEQRFGKTQQIISAHMEEVLNLQPCLTDRPSSLRFLYDKLSVHVRGLSSLGVSSQEYGSLLIPIIMSKLPNEIRLEIARKSSNEVWKIDELLDTVKGEVEAREASEAVKTREVPLRKPPNPGGHYSASCTKVQQTKERRDILQRNNRYFICLKTGHDAKNCFKTKRCRHCDGKHYQSICVRIDKLTEQHRTPNEHATVTTTITAKTTTKGTVLLQTASCMAVNGSNSIPVRVLFDNGSQRSYVSSSVTSRLNLKPVNSENLHINTFGDTSYRKQKCNVVKLCLQTRNNEKLELYAVNFPVICSPLPSRVNVADYVHLEGLELADNFDNTESIDVLIGSDYYWDFVSGDSIKGDQGPTAVNSKFGWLLSGPMYDESSSSVVSSNLIISGGVSSMLGEQDDELVESLKKFWESESVGIIPEDKSLYADRRKPEIHFNGHNYD; this is encoded by the coding sequence ATGCAAGAAACGACTAATCCACTCGCAGGATTGATTCAAGCACTACCAGGAGGCTTGCCGCCGTCGTTTCCTACAAGTCAAGTCAAAGCAAAACCACTGGAGCTTGTTCTCCCTAAATTTCGTGGTGATGTCACGACCTGGATGGGATTTTGGGACTCGTACAAGTCTGCAGTACATGACAACGTAAGTCTCTCGAAAATCGACAAATTCAACTATTTGAGATCGCTATTGGAAGGTGCCGCCAGCCGAGCCATTCAAGGGCTTGCCTTATCAAGCGACAACTACGATTCCGCGGTGGAAATACTCGAGCAACGATTTGGCAAAACACAACAGATCATCTCCGCACATATGGAAGAAGTCCTAAACTTACAACCCTGCCTGACTGATCGTCCATCGTCTCTTCGATTCCTCTACGATAAATTAAGCGTACATGTGCGAGGACTATCTTCTCTGGGAGTGTCGTCCCAGGAGTATGGCAGTCTGTTAATTCCGATCATCATGTCGAAACTTCCCAACGAAATACGGCTGGAGATCGCACGAAAATCTAGCAATGAAGTATGGAAAATCGATGAGTTGTTGGACACAGTCAAAGGAGAAGTCGAAGCGCGTGAGGCCAGTGAGGCTGTCAAAACACGTGAAGTCCCGTTACGAAAACCGCCAAACCCTGGGGGGCATTACTCAGCCTCCTGTACGAAGGTTCAACAAACGAAAGAGCGAAGAGACATTCTTCAGAGGAATAATCGATATTTTATTTGCCTGAAAACTGGCCATGATGCGAAAAATTGCTTCAAAACAAAGAGATGCCGACACTGTGATGGAAAGCATTACCAATCGATTTGCGTAAGAATAGATAAGCTCACGGAACAACATAGAACGCCGAACGAACACGCAACTGTTACTACGACTATAACTGCGAAGACTACTACCAAGGGAACTGTGCTTCTGCAGACAGCAAGTTGCATGGCAGTCAACGGATCAAATTCAATTCCTGTACGTGTGCTTTTCGACAACGGAAGTCAGCGATCGTATGTCTCATCGAGTGTAACTTCACGCCTAAATTTAAAGCCTGTCAATTCTGAAAATCTGCACATCAACACCTTCGGGGACACGAGTTACCGGAAACAGAAATGTAACGTCGTAAAACTGTGTTTACAAACACGAAATAACGAGAAATTAGAACTGTATGCAGTGAACTTTCCAGTAATTTGTTCGCCTTTGCCAAGCAGAGTCAATGTAGCTGACTATGTCCATTTAGAGGGCCTGGAATTGGCAGACAACTTCGACAACACCGAATCAATTGATGTCCTGATTGGTTCCGATTATTACTGGGACTTTGTGTCTGGAGATTCCATCAAAGGCGATCAGGGTCCGACTGCAGTCAACAGCAAATTTGGGTGGTTGTTGTCCGGACCAATGTACGATGAATCATCCAGCAGTGTTGTTTCCTCTAATTTGATTATTTCCGGTGGAGTCAGTTCGATGTTGGGGGAGCAAGATGACGAATTAGTCGAGAGCTTGAAGAAATTCTGGGAGTCGGAGAGTGTTGGAATAATTCCAGAGGATAAATCACTATATGCAGATAGACGGAAGCCAGAAATCCACTTCAATGGTCACAACTACGATTGA
- the LOC137996993 gene encoding uncharacterized protein: MFEAVVAFFAYIFKNFTGSVLENSPTTPCESRNVQDHENSEIEPLLVQQRFTLEDFTKFDPNDTIFQEFDPPFGACGSMAWKDSRPSRWTSFVSCFRAIFLMQFIIGSSIGLLAIAVAVVDFNTADLCYEKTFRWNSMPQVIQSIRVTSQSVEGFIIQLWHFSIMLCMFGYSVLKDLNLLAFNLLAAFVDVSYRLLLQIFGIYKQPWMSYPLNVLFTVVAFGNSVIIAKHLMSSYTPVQEQTKKKLLKLTFLLGLQFLMGIPAAFVLVYSIFPWYNSKSEMEKAFIAGACPLLLLSIPKVIARALAQKFEFVHPGLLYLLVGCLYSTSAIVFRVMQAELTSLGLFVALGVGHAAIDLLERLTVTMRDYIWDFMYKIFCRCNRSQTVTLSPRNSRTPRSMRFVADVSIQLLLTEATALVTAVGFIQVFKFMYPDVSNQPVSDLIWGFIERCATGLAIDVVFNTVSVFLQVTLFNVAVLKVWNSHNWRAHVIANVVCTLMTILYFTEYLFDIIRRKNDHHAAKRFAFNCSLPFSRNS; encoded by the coding sequence ATGTTCGAAGCTGTTGTAGCATTTTTTGCCTACATTTTCAAGAATTTTACTGGTAGTGTTCTAGAAAACTCGCCAACAACACCTTGCGAGTCACGGAATGTTCAAGACCATGAAAATTCCGAGATAGAACCGCTACTTGTTCAACAGCGTTTCACTTTAGAAGATTTTACAAAGTTCGATCCTAACGACACGATATTCCAAGAGTTCGATCCTCCTTTCGGTGCTTGTGGAAGTATGGCTTGGAAGGATTCTCGACCATCTAGGTGGACGTCGTTTGTGTCGTGTTTTAGGGCCATTTTTCTAATGCAGTTCATAATTGGATCCAGTATCGGTTTGCTCGCAATCGCAGTGGCAGTTGTAGATTTCAATACAGCCGACCTTTGCTATGAAAAGACATTCCGCTGGAATAGTATGCCGCAGGTAATTCAGAGCATTCGAGTTACCAGCCAATCTGTCGAAGGTTTTATTATCCAGCTGTGGCATTTCTCTATCATGCTCTGCATGTTCGGATATTCTGTTTTGAAAGATCTGAACCTCCTTGCGTTCAACCTCTTGGCGGCCTTCGTAGATGTTAGCTATCGACTGCTCTTGCAAATATTTGGTATTTATAAACAGCCCTGGATGTCCTACCCTTTAAATGTTCTTTTCACCGTAGTTGCATTCGGAAACAGCGTGATCATCGCCAAGCACCTTATGTCATCCTACACACCAGTTCAAGAGCAAACCAAGAAGAAACtgctcaaactgacatttctcTTAGGACTTCAGTTCTTGATGGGTATACCAGCCGCTTTTGTTCTGGTTTACAGCATATTTCCATGGTACAACAGCAAAAGCGAGATGGAAAAGGCTTTTATCGCTGGAGCGTGCCCTTTGCTGCTCCTTTCTATCCCCAAAGTTATAGCACGCGCCCTTGCCCAAAAATTTGAGTTTGTTCATCCAGGCCTCCTTTACCTCTTGGTAGGATGCCTCTATTCGACTTCGGCCATTGTCTTCCGAGTTATGCAAGCCGAGCTGACGAGCCTTGGGCTTTTCGTTGCTTTAGGAGTGGGCCATGCAGCGATTGACCTTTTGGAACGCTTAACTGTCACAATGCGAGATTACATATGGGACTTCATGTACAAAATATTCTGCCGGTGTAACAGATCACAAACTGTTACCTTGTCCCCAAGGAATTCTCGCACGCCGCGAAGCATGCGTTTCGTAGCTGACGTTAGCATTCAGCTGCTCCTCACGGAGGCCACAGCTCTAGTAACGGCGGTGGGGTTTATTCAGGTCTTCAAGTTTATGTATCCCGATGTTTCAAACCAACCTGTCTCGGATCTTATCTGGGGATTTATCGAGCGCTGCGCCACCGGTCTGGCCATTGATGTAGTTTTCAACACCGTATCAGTATTTCTACAGGTCACCCTTTTCAATGTCGCTGTTCTAAAAGTTTGGAACTCACATAACTGGCGAGCCCATGTTATCGCCAACGTAGTTTGTACCCTAATGACAATACTCTACTTTACAGAATATCTTTTTGACATTATCAGAAGGAAAAATGACCATCATGCAGCAAAAAGGTTTGCTTTCAACTGTTCCCTACCGTTTTCTCGGAATTCATGA
- the LOC137996994 gene encoding uncharacterized protein has product MFEAVVAYFAYIFESFTGSVLENSPTTPCESRNVQDHDNSEIEPLLVQQRSTLEDFTKFDPNDTIFQEFDPPFGACGSMAWKDSRPSRWTSFVSCFRAIFLMQLIIGSSIGLLAIAVAVVDFNTADLCYEKTSRWKSMPQVIQRIRVTSQSVEGFIIQLWHFSIMLCMFGYSVLKDLNLLAFNLLAAFVDVSYRLLLQIFGIYKQPWMSYPLNGLFTVVVFGNSMIIAKHLMSSYTPVQEQTKKKLLKLTFLLVLQFLIGIPAAFLLVYSIFPWYNRKSEMEKAFIAGVCPLLLLSIPKVIARALAQKFEFVHPGRLYLLVGCLYSTSAIVFRVMQAELTSLGLFVALGVGHAAIDLLERLTVTMRDYIWNFMYKIFCRCNRSQTVTLSPRNSRTPRSMRFVADVSIQLLLTEPTALVTAVGFIQVFKFMYPDVSNQPVSDLIWGFIERCATGLAIDVVFNTVSAWLQVTLFNVAILKVWNSHNWRAHVIANVVFTLLAILYFTEYLFDIIRRKTDHRAAKRFAFNCSLPFSRNS; this is encoded by the coding sequence ATGTTCGAAGCTGTTGTAGCATATTTTGCCTACATTTTCGAGAGTTTTACCGGTAGTGTTCTAGAAAACTCGCCAACAACACCTTGCGAGTCACGGAATGTTCAAGACCATGATAATTCCGAGATAGAACCGCTACTTGTTCAACAGCGTTCCACCTTAGAAGATTTTACAAAGTTCGATCCTAACGACACGATATTCCAAGAGTTCGATCCTCCTTTCGGTGCTTGTGGAAGTATGGCTTGGAAGGATTCTCGACCATCTAGGTGGACGTCGTTTGTGTCGTGTTTTAGGGCCATTTTTCTAATGCAGTTAATAATTGGATCAAGTATCGGTTTGCTCGCAATCGCAGTGGCAGTTGTAGATTTCAATACAGCCGACCTTTGCTATGAAAAGACATCCCGCTGGAAAAGTATGCCGCAGGTAATTCAGCGCATTCGAGTTACCAGCCAATCTGTCGAAGGTTTTATTATCCAGCTGTGGCATTTCTCTATCATGCTCTGCATGTTCGGATATTCTGTTTTGAAAGATCTGAACCTCCTTGCGTTCAACCTCTTGGCGGCCTTCGTAGATGTTAGCTATCGACTGCTCTTGCAAATATTTGGTATTTATAAACAGCCCTGGATGTCCTACCCTTTAAATGGTCTGTTTACCGTAGTTGTATTCGGAAACAGCATGATCATCGCCAAGCACCTTATGTCATCCTACACACCAGTTCAAGAGCAAACCAAGAAGAAACtgctcaaactgacatttctcTTAGTACTTCAGTTCTTGATTGGTATACCAGCCGCTTTTCTTCTGGTTTACAGCATATTTCCATGGTACAACCGCAAAAGCGAGATGGAAAAAGCTTTTATCGCTGGAGTGTGCCCTTTGCTGCTCCTTTCTATCCCCAAAGTTATAGCACGCGCCCTTGCCCAAAAATTTGAGTTTGTTCATCCAGGCCGCCTTTACCTCTTGGTAGGATGCCTCTATTCGACTTCGGCCATTGTCTTCCGAGTTATGCAAGCCGAGCTGACGAGCCTTGGGCTTTTCGTTGCTTTAGGAGTGGGTCATGCAGCGATTGACCTTTTGGAACGCTTAACTGTCACAATGCGAGATTACATATGGAACTTCATGTACAAAATATTCTGCCGGTGTAACAGATCACAAACTGTTACCTTGTCCCCAAGGAATTCTCGCACCCCGCGAAGCATGCGTTTTGTAGCTGACGTTAGCATTCAGTTGCTCCTCACGGAGCCCACAGCTCTAGTAACGGCGGTGGGGTTTATTCAGGTCTTCAAGTTTATGTATCCCGATGTTTCAAACCAGCCTGTCTCGGATCTTATCTGGGGATTTATCGAGCGCTGCGCAACCGGTCTGGCCATTGATGTAGTTTTCAACACCGTATCAGCATGGCTACAGGTCACTCTTTTCAATGTCGCTATTCTAAAAGTTTGGAACTCACATAACTGGCGAGCCCATGTTATCGCCAACGTAGTTTTTACCCTATTGGCAATACTCTACTTTACAGAATACCTTTTTGACATTATCAGAAGGAAAACTGACCATCGTGCAGCAAAAAGGTTTGCTTTCAACTGTTCCCTACCGTTTTCTCGGAATTCATGA